The Erigeron canadensis isolate Cc75 chromosome 4, C_canadensis_v1, whole genome shotgun sequence genome window below encodes:
- the LOC122595414 gene encoding uncharacterized protein LOC122595414 — translation MKQIKLKLAEGSNDTPGPDDIFSKVMGKDRNGDAIMYGLGVRASDVWGVIPNRSACHKENIQLKARCEELTSEVDWLKAQAKINGSMDGSSDPPLTSHSPVVTNGPAPLRVGNEVFLKSILNPTETVAKGWVKSLDPNDIVGGIEIGHGWCEVNVQVAIKKDEMLVRPYGLFSTIQDSLGATIAWPCPFISQRPHMPVHPVPSHIWLNMLNTVYLDVVRED, via the exons ATGAAACAAATCAAACTAAAACTTGCCGAAGGTTCGAATGATACGCCTGGACCAGATGATATTTTTTCTAAAGTCATGGGTAAGGATCGCAATGGTGATGCAATCATGTATGGTTTGGGTGTTCGTGCTTCTGATGTATGGGGGGTAATTCCAAATCGTTCAGCATGTCATAAAGAAAACATCCAATTGAAAGCTCGATGTGAAGAACTTACTAGTGAAGTGGACTGGTTAAAAGCCCAAGCAAAGATTAATGGGTCGATGGATGGTTCCAGTGATCCGCCTTTAACCTCGCATTCCCCTGTTGTGACCAATGGACCTGCACCTTTACGG GTTGGAAATGAGGTTTTCCTTAAAAGCATTCTAAATCCAACTGAGACTGTAGCAAAAGGATGGGTGAAGAGCTTGGACCCAAATGACATAGTTGGTGGTATAGAGATTGGGCATGGATGGTGTGAGGTAAACGTTCAAGTTGcaataaaaaaagatgaaatgcTGGTCAGACCTTATGGATTATTCTCCACGATTCAAGATTCTCTTGGTGCAACTATTGCATGGCCTTGCCCGTTCATCTCG CAACGACCTCATATGCCTGTTCACCCGGTTCCATCACATATATGGTTGAACATGTTAAACACAGTGTACTTAGAT GTAGTTCGTGAGGATTGA